A single Oncorhynchus mykiss isolate Arlee chromosome 24, USDA_OmykA_1.1, whole genome shotgun sequence DNA region contains:
- the LOC118944111 gene encoding uncharacterized protein LOC118944111, with product MVEYNTVGLRTADGMVEYNTVGLRTADWMVEYNTVGLRTADGMVEYNTVGLRTADGMVEYNTVGLRTADGMVEYNTVGLRTADGMVEYNTVGLRTADGMVEYNTVGLRTADGMVEYNTVGLRTADGMVEYNTVGLRTADGMVEYNTVGLRTADWMVEYNTVGLRTADGMVEYNTVGLRTADGMVEYNTVGLRTADGMVEYNTVGLRTADGMVEYNTVGLRTADGMVEYNTVGLRTADGMVEYNTVGLRTADGMVEYNTVGLRTADGMVEYNTVGLRTADGMVEYNTVGLRTADGMVEYNTVGLRTADGMVVYNTVGLRTAGGSLCALCLPRERENDLALCYLTNTHTHSSIFGYRIFTFHMYQARRKCCARGF from the exons atggtagagtataatactgtaggtCTTAGAACAGCTGATGGGatggtagagtataatactgtaggtCTTAGAACAGCTGACTGGatggtagagtataatactgtaggtCTTAGAACAGCTGATGGGatggtagagtataatactgtaggtCTTAGAACAGCTGATGGGatggtagagtataatactgtaggtCTTAGAACAGCTGATGGGatggtagagtataatactgtaggtCTTAGAACAGCTGATGGGatggtagagtataatactgtaggtCTTAGAACAGCTGATGGGatggtagagtataatactgtaggtCTTAGAACAGCTGATGGGatggtagagtataatactgtaggtCTTAGAACAGCTGATGGGatggtagagtataatactgtaggtCTTAGAACAGCTGATGGGatggtagagtataatactgtaggtCTTAGAACAGCTGACTGGatggtagagtataatactgtaggtCTTAGAACAGCTGATGGGatggtagagtataatactgtaggtCTTAGAACAGCTGATGGGatggtagagtataatactgtaggtCTTAGAACAGCTGATGGGatggtagagtataatactgtaggtCTTAGAACAGCTGATGGGatggtagagtataatactgtaggtCTTAGAACAGCTGATGGGatggtagagtataatactgtaggtCTTAGAACAGCTGATGGGatggtagagtataatactgtaggtCTTAGAACAGCTGATGGGatggtagagtataatactgtaggtCTTAGAACAGCTGATGGGatggtagagtataatactgtaggtCTTAGAACAGCTGATGGGatggtagagtataatactgtag GTCTTAGAACAGCTGATGGGatggtagagtataatactgtaggtCTTAGAACAGCTGACGGGATGGTAGTGTATAATACTGTAGGTCTTAGAACAGCTGGGGGTAGTTTGTGTGCGCTTTGTTTGCCCCGAGAGAGGGAAAATGATTTAGCTTTGTGTTatttgacaaacacacacacacactcaagtatATTTGGTTATAGGATTTTTACTTTCCATATGTACCAAGCAAGGAGAAAGTGTTGTGCTAGAGGCTTCTAA